A part of Oncorhynchus clarkii lewisi isolate Uvic-CL-2024 chromosome 17, UVic_Ocla_1.0, whole genome shotgun sequence genomic DNA contains:
- the LOC139371039 gene encoding tRNA (guanine(6)-N2)-methyltransferase THUMP3 gives MSSQDSSEGQQCTLAVGVETSSQSASDGETECEVITVTIGATVPTGFENTAAEEVQEKIGADATISKDRGRIYFQITTDKLSQVHNLRSVDNLFVVVEEYDNYQFKDSKEETLEDLQKLASKLPWTNALKVWKLNTSLKKKRGPHRRPQGPKGKGRRGRNFRDRGKANKDVVETDTMETVTAEIEKLQLEPQAPTTGQGGGSPDLENSPLGEQQEVEGQEPGPKVLKFRVTCSRAGDKHSFSSNEAARDFGGAVQDFFQWKADMTKFDIEVLLNIHNVEVVIGIALTEESLHRRNITHFGPTTLRSTLCYGMLRLSKPQASDVILDPMCGTGAIPLEGAIEWQQAFYLAGDNNDMAVSRTVNNICHIQKKRLDKSSTPGLPIDTVQWDLCHLPMRTNSVDIIITDMPFGKRMGSRKKNWDLYPPCLREMARVSRPGSGKAVILTQDKKCFQKAISRMGGLWRKHHTVWVNVGGLHAGVFLLKRTAGIFGQTPEDVREPLEEQPGKEKTAEEREKEVK, from the exons ATGTCTTCACAAGACAGTAGTGAGGGGCAGCAGTGCACCCTGGCGGTGGGTGTGGAGACAAGCAGCCAGTCTGCCAGTGATGGGGAGACAGAATGTGAGGTCATTACGGTCACCATTGGAGCAACAGTCCCCACAGGGTTTGAAAACACTGCTGCAGAGGAAGTCCAGGAGAAGATTGGGGCTGATGCAACAATAAGCAAGGACCGCGGTCGAATATACTTCCAAATAACCACAGATAAGCTCTCACAG GTCCATAATCTGAGGTCTGTGGACAACCTGTTTGTTGTGGTTGAAGAGTATGACAACTATCAGTTTAAAGACTCAAAG GAGGAGACATTGGAAGACTTGCAGAAGCTGGCCTCCAAGCTGCCATGGACCAACGCACTAAAGGTCTGGAAACTGAACACCTCTCTGAAGAAGAAGAGGGGACCCCATAGACGGCCCCAAGGTCCTAAGGGGAAGGGACGGAGAGGCAGAAATTTCAGAGATAGAGGCAAAGCCAATAAAGACGTTGTGGAGACGGACACCATGGAGACGGTCACCGCAGAGATAGAGAAGCTGCAGCTGGAGCCTCAGGCACCTACTACAGGCCAAGGGGGCGGGTCACCTGACCTGGAGAACAGCCCCCTGGGTGAGCAGCAGGAGGTGGAGGGGCAGGAGCCCGGACCAAAGGTCCTGAAGTTTCGTGTGACGTGCAGCCGAGCAGGAGACAAGCACAGCTTTTCCTCCAACGAGGCCGCCAGGGACTTTGGTGGTGCCGTGCAAGACTTCTTCCAGTGGAAAGCAGACATGACCAAGTTTGATATTGAG gtCCTTCTGAACATACATAACGTTGAGGTGGTGATTGGCATTGCCCTGACAGAGGAGAGTCTCCACAGAAGAAACATCACCCACTTTGGACCCACCACGCTGCGCTCCACCCTGTGCTATGGCATGCTCAg ACTCTCTAAGCCTCAGGCATCTGATGTTATACTTGATCCCATGTGTGGAACTGGAGCAATACCTTTAGAG GGAGCCATTGAATGGCAGCAGGCATTCTACCTGGCCGGAGACAACAATGACATGGCAGTGAGCCGCACAGTCAACAACATCTGTCACATCCAGAAGAAGAGACTAGACAAGAGCAG tACGCCAGGGTTGCCCATAGACACAGTGCAGTGGGACCTGTGCCATCTACCCATGAGAACCAACTCAGTGGACATCATCATCACTGACATGCCCTTTGGGAAGAG AATGGGCTCCAGGAAGAAGAATTGGGACCTGTACCCACCCTGTTTGAGAGAGATGGCCCGGGTGTCCAGACCAGGCTCAGGGAAGGCCGTCATCCTGACCCAGGATAAGAAATGCTTTCAAAAG GCCATATCGAGGATGGGAGGACTCTGGCGGAAGCACCACACTGTCTGGGTCAACGTAGGGGGCCTACACGCAGGGGTGTTCCTCCTCAAGCGCACAGCAGGGATCTTTGGCCAAACCCCAGAAGATGTCAGGGAACCCCTAGAAGAGCAACCAGGAAAGGAAAAAACAGCAGAGGAAAGGGAAAAGGAGGTTAAGTGA